The Swingsia samuiensis genome contains the following window.
GCTTTCGCTTTATTTGATTGCATCATTCACCCTACAACTCAAACATACCTGTCAGAAGACTTTGCTTTCTGCCATCGCTGGGCCTCTCTCGGCGGCAAGATTTGGTTACATCGCGGTTTTAATCTATCCCATACAGGGAACACCACATTTTTTGGTCAGCTCAATAACCGTCTTACCAAAAAATTATAGCGACAAAATAATTCTACAGTCCTATAATTAGCTTATGTTTAAAAAACTTCTTTCATAACGCAATGAGTGACTTAAAAGAGACTTTTCTCGACTTGAAAGGGCTAATCTGTCCTATTCCTGTTTTAAAAACAAATCGTGCTTTACGTGATATAGAATCTGGTGATCGGCTTCGTGTTTTAACGACTGACCGTGCTTCTGTCGCAGATTTCCAATCTTTTTGTCGGGAAACAGGCCACTCTCTAATCGCTTTTACCGAAAATTCTGGTGTCTTTTCTTTTATTATTCGCAAAAAATAACCCCCACTCTTTTGAAAAAATTAAGAGTTTCTTTCCATTGGGGGGTGGAAAAAGGTTTAGTCTCCCTGTAATCCAATCCGTTGGTTACGTTATTCCCTAAGTATCTTGAGACGCCTCTATGCCTAAACCAATTGAAGCCATGTCTTTCGAAGATGCTCTTTCTGAACTCGAGCAAATCGTTCGGGGCTTAGAAGGTGGGCAAATGAAATTGGAAGATGCCATCTCAGCTTATGAGCGAGGAGCTGCATTGCGTAAGCATTGTGATGCCAAACTTGGGGAAGCGGAAATGCGTGTGCGTGCAATCGTACAAAAAGATGATGAAACGATAGGGACAGAACCTCTTGATTCTAGCGGAGAAAAAGCTCAATGAGCCCCAATAATCATTCTTCTGCTCTAAAAGAGTCCCTTTCGCACGCGTGCTCCGACATAGAACAAACCATTGATTCCCTTTTGCCAATGGTTCCCGGAGATGATGCCATTCTCCTCGAAGCCATGCGTTATGCAGCTCTAGGAGGAGGCAAACGCCTTCGTGGTTTTCTTGCCGTAGAAGTCGCCTCTCTCTTTGGTGCTTCCAGACAATCAGCGCTCCGCGTCGCTGCTTCTGTTGAATTCCTGCATGCATACTCCCTCGTCCATGATGACTTGCCATCAATGGATGATGATGATCTCCGTCGTGGACGCCCTTCAACACACCGTCAATTTAATGAAGCCATCGCCATTCTGGCCGGTGATGCGCTTCAAACGAGTGCGTTCGAAGTCCTGCTCGATCCTGAGACTCATTCAGATCCGCTTATCAGAGCTAATTTAGCTCTCGCCCTTGCTAAAGCTTCTGGCTCAGCAGGAATGGTTGGTGGACAAGTGATTGATATTCAAGGGGAAGGTCGTGCACTCCCTCTTAATGAAGTTCGTCGCCTCCATGCTATGAAAACAGGAGCTCTTATCCGCTACTCCGCAGAGGCAGGCGCCATTCTCGCAGGAGTAACAGATGAACGCCGTGACGCTATTATCTCCTATGGAAACAACCTAGGCACTGCATTCCAAGTAGCCGATGATGTTCTCGACTCAACAGCGAGTGCCGAAGAACTTGGTAAAACAGCTGGAAAAGATGAAGCCAACGGCAAATCAACTTATGTATCATTACTCGGCATTGATGGCGCTAAAGCCGAAGCGCGTCGCTTAAGTGAACAAGCGCGCGACGCACTTTCCTCTTTTAATGAAAAAGCCAACACCCTCAGAGCGCTTGCCGATTACGTTGTGGAGCGCAGGAACTAATTTCATGAGTGACTCAAATTCAAAAATCCCTACATACGGTCAATATCCAATTCTGGACCGCGTCACTCTTCCCTCTGATATGCGAAATCTTTCCGTAGATCAGCTGAAACAACTCGCTCACGAACTCAGATCCGAAACTGTTGACGCTGTTTCCACAACGGGAGGACACCTTGGTGCTTCTCTAGGAGTGGTTGAGCTTACTGTTGCTCTTCATGCCGTTTTTAACACTCCCGATGACCGGATTATCTGGGATGTTGGCCATCAGGCTTATCCTCACAAAATTCTAACGGGCCGTCGTGATCGTATTCGTACATTACGGCAACCTCACGGACTATCTGGCTTTACCCGCCGCTCAGAAAGTGAATATGACCCGTTTGGTGCTGCTCACTCCTCTACATCTATCTCGGCAGGCTTAGGAATGGCCGTCGCGCACCATCTGCGCGCTGAAGAAGACCCTAGCTATCATGAACGTAACGTAATCGCCGTTATTGGTGATGGTTCGATCTCCGCAGGCATGGCCTACGAAGCTATGAACAATGCTGCGGTAGCAGGCCCTGGAGCAAACCGACTGATTGTTGTTTTAAATGACAATGAAATGTCAATTGCTCCACCGGTTGGCTCTATGTCCAACTATCTTTCTAGGCTGATGACATCTCGCCAATTCTTCAATCTTAGAGACTTAGCTGGTAAGTTTGCCAAACGTCTACCCGGCAAATTTGAACGGACCGCTAAGCGCGCTGAAGAATATGCTCGTAGCATGATTACGGGTGGCACTCTCTTTGAAGAGCTTGGTTTTTATTATATAGGTCCCGTCGATGGCCATGATATGAACCAGCTAGTGCCTATCTTACGCAACCTTAGAGACGCAGAAGATCAAGGCCCTATCCTCCTTCACATCATCACAGAAAAAGGCCGTGGCTATAAGCCTGCGGAATCTGCTGGTGACAAATATCATGCTGTAAGCAAGTTTAATGTCGCTACAGGTGAGCAGAAAAAAGCACCTGCTGGCCCAGCAAGCTACACATCTGTTTTTGGCCGTGAATTAATGAGACGCGCAAAAACAGATGATAAACTTGTTACCATTACAGCAGCTATGCCGTCTGGGACAGGTTTACACGATTTCGCAAAAACTTATCCTGATCGCTTCTTTGACGTTGGGATTGCAGAGCAACATGCGGTTACCTTTGCAGCAGGCATTGCCTCTGAAGGTCTGCGCCCCATTTGCGCTATTTACTCAACCTTTTTACAACGCGCTTATGACCAAGTTGTACATGACGTTGCTTTACAAAACCTTCCGGTCCGTTTTGCCATTGATCGTGCAGGGCTAGTCGGAGCCGACGGAGCAACGCACGCTGGTTCGTTTGACCTGAACTACCTCTGTTGCCTTCCCAACATGGTTGTTATGGCCCCTGCAGATGAAGTTGAGCTTCTTCACGCCACTGCAACAGCGTGTGAGTATGACGCCGGCCCTATTGCCTTCCGCTACCCTCGTGGAAGCGGCATTGGCCTAGAACTACCAGAAGCAGGCGAAGTTCTTGAAATTGGAAAAGGACGTATCGTTCAAGAACCGCAATCTCCTTCAAAAGAAAAAGAAGGCGTTGCTATTCTCTCTTTAGGCCCTCGCCTGCAAGAAGCACTTCGTGCAGCAGGTCAACTCACAGCACAAGGCATCCCTGTTACTGTTGCAGATGCACGCTTTGCCAAACCAATCGATACAGATCTAGTCGAAAAGCTGGCTCAACAGCATGAAGTCTTTATCACGTTGGAAGAAGGTGCCATTGGGGGCTTCAGCAGTCTTGTTGTGCAGCACTTAGCAGATACAGGATTGCTGGATCAGGTAAAGTTCCGCCCCATGGCTTTCCCTGATAAATACATCGACCACAACACGCCTGAGGTTCAGTATGATGAAGCCGGCCTAACGGCTCCTCATATTGTAAAAACAGCGAAGGCTGCCCTTAGCCAATCTTCTCAGAAGTAACTTTTTCATGGCAAAACGCCGCGCAGACCAGCTCCTCGTT
Protein-coding sequences here:
- a CDS encoding polyprenyl synthetase family protein, which produces MSPNNHSSALKESLSHACSDIEQTIDSLLPMVPGDDAILLEAMRYAALGGGKRLRGFLAVEVASLFGASRQSALRVAASVEFLHAYSLVHDDLPSMDDDDLRRGRPSTHRQFNEAIAILAGDALQTSAFEVLLDPETHSDPLIRANLALALAKASGSAGMVGGQVIDIQGEGRALPLNEVRRLHAMKTGALIRYSAEAGAILAGVTDERRDAIISYGNNLGTAFQVADDVLDSTASAEELGKTAGKDEANGKSTYVSLLGIDGAKAEARRLSEQARDALSSFNEKANTLRALADYVVERRN
- a CDS encoding sulfurtransferase TusA family protein produces the protein MSDLKETFLDLKGLICPIPVLKTNRALRDIESGDRLRVLTTDRASVADFQSFCRETGHSLIAFTENSGVFSFIIRKK
- the dxs gene encoding 1-deoxy-D-xylulose-5-phosphate synthase gives rise to the protein MSDSNSKIPTYGQYPILDRVTLPSDMRNLSVDQLKQLAHELRSETVDAVSTTGGHLGASLGVVELTVALHAVFNTPDDRIIWDVGHQAYPHKILTGRRDRIRTLRQPHGLSGFTRRSESEYDPFGAAHSSTSISAGLGMAVAHHLRAEEDPSYHERNVIAVIGDGSISAGMAYEAMNNAAVAGPGANRLIVVLNDNEMSIAPPVGSMSNYLSRLMTSRQFFNLRDLAGKFAKRLPGKFERTAKRAEEYARSMITGGTLFEELGFYYIGPVDGHDMNQLVPILRNLRDAEDQGPILLHIITEKGRGYKPAESAGDKYHAVSKFNVATGEQKKAPAGPASYTSVFGRELMRRAKTDDKLVTITAAMPSGTGLHDFAKTYPDRFFDVGIAEQHAVTFAAGIASEGLRPICAIYSTFLQRAYDQVVHDVALQNLPVRFAIDRAGLVGADGATHAGSFDLNYLCCLPNMVVMAPADEVELLHATATACEYDAGPIAFRYPRGSGIGLELPEAGEVLEIGKGRIVQEPQSPSKEKEGVAILSLGPRLQEALRAAGQLTAQGIPVTVADARFAKPIDTDLVEKLAQQHEVFITLEEGAIGGFSSLVVQHLADTGLLDQVKFRPMAFPDKYIDHNTPEVQYDEAGLTAPHIVKTAKAALSQSSQK
- a CDS encoding exodeoxyribonuclease VII small subunit — translated: MPKPIEAMSFEDALSELEQIVRGLEGGQMKLEDAISAYERGAALRKHCDAKLGEAEMRVRAIVQKDDETIGTEPLDSSGEKAQ